The Streptomyces tendae genome has a window encoding:
- the rpsO gene encoding 30S ribosomal protein S15 yields MSLDAAVKKQIISEFGTKEGDTGSPEVQVALLSRRISDLTEHLKTHKHDHHSRRGLLILVGQRRRLLQYLAKKDIQRFRALVERLGIRRGAAGAK; encoded by the coding sequence GTGTCGCTCGACGCCGCAGTGAAGAAGCAGATCATCTCCGAGTTCGGCACCAAGGAGGGTGACACCGGCTCCCCCGAGGTCCAGGTCGCTCTGCTGTCCCGTCGGATCTCCGACCTGACGGAGCACCTGAAGACCCACAAGCACGACCACCACTCCCGCCGTGGTCTGCTGATCCTCGTCGGTCAGCGCCGCCGGCTGCTGCAGTACCTCGCCAAGAAGGACATCCAGCGCTTCCGTGCGCTGGTCGAGCGCCTCGGCATCCGCCGCGGTGCGGCGGGCGCCAAGTAA
- a CDS encoding polyribonucleotide nucleotidyltransferase, which produces MENETHYAEAVIDNGSFGTRTIRFETGRLAKQAAGSAVAYLDDDTMVLSATTASKNPKDQLDFFPLTVDVEERMYAAGKIPGSFFRREGRPSEDAILTCRLIDRPLRPSFKKGLRNEIQVVATIMALNPDHLYDVVAINAASASTQLAGLPFSGPIGGVRVALIRGQWVAFPTHTELEDAVFDMVVAGRVLEDGDVAIMMVEAEATDKTVKLVEGGAEAPTEEVVAAGLDAAKPFIKVLCKAQADLAAKAAKPTGEFPIFLDYQDDVLEALTAAVKPELAQALTIAGKQDREAELDRVKGLAAEKLLPEFEGREKEISAAYRALTKSLVRERVIKEKKRIDGRGVTDIRTLAAEVEAIPRVHGSALFERGETQILGVTTLNMLRMEQQLDTLSPVTRKRYMHNYNFPPYSVGETGRVGSPKRREIGHGALAERAIVPVLPTREEFPYAIRQVSEALGSNGSTSMGSVCASTMSLLNAGVPLKAPVAGIAMGLISQEINGETHYVALTDILGAEDAFGDMDFKVAGTKDFVTALQLDTKLDGIPASVLAAALKQARDARLHILDVMMEAIDTPDEMSPNAPRIITVKIPVDKIGEVIGPKGKMINQIQEDTGAEITIEDDGTIYIGAADGPAAEAARATINGIANPTMPEVGERYLGTVVKTTTFGAFVSLLPGKDGLLHISQIRKLAGGKRVENVEDVLGVGQKVQVEIAEIDSRGKLSLIPVIEGETESDSDSHDKKDDADK; this is translated from the coding sequence GTGGAGAACGAGACCCACTACGCCGAGGCCGTCATCGACAACGGCTCCTTCGGCACCCGCACCATCCGCTTCGAGACGGGCCGCCTGGCCAAGCAGGCCGCCGGCTCCGCCGTGGCGTACCTGGACGACGACACCATGGTGCTGTCGGCCACCACCGCTTCCAAGAACCCCAAGGACCAGCTCGACTTCTTCCCCCTCACGGTGGACGTCGAGGAGCGGATGTACGCGGCCGGCAAGATCCCCGGCTCGTTCTTCCGCCGTGAGGGCCGCCCCTCCGAGGACGCCATCCTCACCTGCCGCCTGATCGACCGCCCGCTGCGCCCGTCCTTCAAGAAGGGCCTGCGCAACGAGATCCAGGTCGTCGCCACGATCATGGCGCTCAACCCCGACCACCTGTACGACGTCGTGGCGATCAACGCCGCCTCCGCGTCCACGCAGCTGGCCGGCCTGCCCTTCTCCGGCCCGATCGGCGGCGTCCGCGTCGCGCTGATCCGCGGCCAGTGGGTCGCGTTCCCGACGCACACCGAGCTCGAGGACGCCGTCTTCGACATGGTCGTCGCGGGCCGCGTCCTGGAGGACGGCGACGTCGCGATCATGATGGTCGAGGCCGAGGCCACCGACAAGACCGTCAAGCTGGTCGAGGGCGGCGCCGAGGCGCCCACCGAGGAGGTCGTCGCCGCCGGTCTGGACGCCGCGAAGCCCTTCATCAAGGTGCTCTGCAAGGCCCAGGCCGACCTCGCCGCCAAGGCCGCCAAGCCGACCGGTGAGTTCCCGATCTTCCTGGACTACCAGGACGACGTCCTCGAGGCGCTGACCGCCGCGGTCAAGCCCGAGCTGGCCCAGGCGCTCACCATCGCCGGCAAGCAGGACCGCGAGGCCGAGCTGGACCGCGTCAAGGGTCTCGCCGCCGAGAAGCTCCTGCCGGAGTTCGAGGGCCGCGAGAAGGAGATCTCCGCCGCGTACCGCGCGCTGACCAAGTCCCTGGTCCGCGAGCGCGTCATCAAGGAGAAGAAGCGCATCGACGGCCGCGGTGTCACCGACATCCGCACCCTGGCCGCCGAGGTCGAGGCCATCCCGCGGGTGCACGGCTCCGCGCTGTTCGAGCGTGGCGAGACCCAGATCCTGGGCGTCACCACCCTCAACATGCTCCGCATGGAGCAGCAGCTGGACACCCTCTCCCCGGTGACCCGCAAGCGCTACATGCACAACTACAACTTCCCGCCCTACTCCGTCGGCGAGACCGGCCGCGTCGGCTCCCCCAAGCGCCGCGAGATCGGCCACGGCGCCCTCGCCGAGCGCGCCATCGTGCCGGTGCTGCCGACGCGCGAGGAGTTCCCGTACGCGATCCGTCAGGTGTCCGAGGCCCTCGGCTCCAACGGCTCGACGTCCATGGGCTCGGTCTGCGCCTCCACCATGTCGCTGCTGAACGCCGGTGTGCCGCTGAAGGCCCCCGTCGCCGGTATCGCCATGGGCCTGATCTCCCAGGAGATCAACGGCGAGACGCACTACGTCGCCCTCACCGACATCCTCGGTGCGGAGGACGCCTTCGGCGACATGGACTTCAAGGTCGCCGGCACCAAGGACTTCGTGACCGCCCTCCAGCTCGACACCAAGCTGGACGGCATCCCGGCCTCCGTCCTGGCCGCGGCCCTCAAGCAGGCCCGCGACGCCCGCCTCCACATCCTCGACGTGATGATGGAAGCGATCGACACGCCGGACGAGATGTCCCCCAACGCGCCGCGGATCATCACCGTGAAGATCCCGGTCGACAAGATCGGTGAGGTCATCGGCCCGAAGGGCAAGATGATCAACCAGATCCAGGAGGACACCGGCGCCGAGATCACGATCGAGGACGACGGCACCATCTACATCGGTGCCGCCGACGGCCCGGCCGCCGAGGCCGCCCGCGCCACGATCAACGGCATCGCCAACCCGACGATGCCCGAGGTCGGCGAGCGCTACCTGGGTACGGTCGTCAAGACGACCACCTTCGGTGCGTTCGTCTCCCTGCTGCCCGGCAAGGACGGTCTGCTGCACATCTCGCAGATCCGCAAGCTGGCCGGCGGCAAGCGCGTGGAGAACGTCGAGGACGTCCTCGGTGTGGGCCAGAAGGTCCAGGTCGAGATCGCCGAGATCGACTCCCGCGGCAAGCTGTCCCTGATCCCCGTGATCGAGGGCGAGACCGAGTCCGACAGCGACTCCCACGACAAGAAGGACGACGCCGACAAGTGA
- a CDS encoding M16 family metallopeptidase yields MTSLSSKATARTSSEARAVARTQTLIKGENGIGTVRRTTLPGGLRIVTETLPSVRSATFGIWAHVGSRDETPALNGATHYLEHLLFKGTATRSALDISSALDAVGGEMNAFTAKEYTCYYARVLDTDLPLAIDVVCDMLTGSVIREEDVDVERGAILEEIAMTEDDPGDCVHDLFAHTMFGDNPLGRPVLGTVDTVNALTADRIRRFYKKHYDPTHLVVACAGNVDHDKVVRQVRAAFEKAGAFKDPAAEPIAPRGGRRALRTAGRVELIGRRTEQAHVVLGMPGLARTDERRWALGVLNTALGGGMSSRLFQEVREKRGLAYSVYSYTSGFADCGLFGVYAGCRPSQVHDVLKICRDELDQVAEHGLPDDEIDRAIGQLRGSTVLGLEDTGALMNRIGKSELCWGEQMSVDDMLARIASVTPDDVRSVARDILGRRPSLSVIGPLKDKQASRLHDAVA; encoded by the coding sequence GTGACGTCCCTGAGCTCCAAGGCGACGGCCCGCACCTCTTCGGAGGCGCGGGCCGTCGCCCGTACCCAAACCCTCATCAAGGGCGAGAACGGCATCGGCACGGTCCGCAGGACCACCCTCCCCGGAGGCCTGCGCATCGTCACCGAGACCCTGCCCTCGGTCCGCTCGGCGACCTTCGGCATCTGGGCGCACGTCGGCTCCCGCGACGAGACCCCCGCCCTCAACGGCGCCACCCACTACCTGGAGCACCTGCTCTTCAAGGGCACGGCCACCCGTTCCGCGCTGGACATCTCCTCCGCCCTCGACGCCGTCGGTGGCGAGATGAACGCGTTCACGGCCAAGGAGTACACGTGCTACTACGCGCGTGTGCTCGACACCGACCTGCCGCTCGCCATCGACGTGGTGTGCGACATGCTGACCGGCTCGGTGATCCGCGAGGAGGATGTCGACGTCGAACGCGGGGCCATCCTCGAAGAGATCGCGATGACCGAGGACGACCCGGGCGACTGCGTGCACGACCTGTTCGCGCACACCATGTTCGGCGACAACCCGCTCGGTCGCCCGGTCCTCGGCACGGTCGACACCGTCAACGCCCTCACCGCCGACCGCATCCGCCGCTTCTACAAGAAGCACTACGACCCCACGCACCTCGTGGTCGCCTGCGCCGGCAACGTCGACCACGACAAGGTCGTCCGCCAGGTGCGCGCCGCCTTCGAGAAGGCCGGGGCCTTCAAGGACCCCGCGGCCGAGCCGATCGCCCCGCGCGGCGGCCGGCGCGCGCTGCGCACCGCCGGCCGCGTCGAGCTGATCGGCCGCAGGACGGAGCAGGCCCACGTCGTGCTCGGCATGCCGGGCCTGGCCCGCACCGACGAGCGGCGCTGGGCGCTCGGCGTGCTCAACACCGCCCTCGGCGGCGGCATGTCCTCCCGGCTGTTCCAGGAGGTCCGCGAGAAGCGCGGCCTGGCCTACAGCGTGTACTCGTACACCTCCGGCTTCGCCGACTGCGGCCTGTTCGGCGTCTACGCGGGCTGCCGGCCCTCGCAGGTGCACGACGTGCTGAAGATCTGCCGCGACGAGCTCGACCAGGTCGCCGAGCACGGACTGCCCGACGACGAGATCGATCGCGCCATCGGCCAGCTCAGGGGTTCCACCGTCCTCGGCCTCGAGGACACCGGCGCGCTGATGAACCGTATCGGCAAGAGTGAGCTGTGCTGGGGCGAGCAGATGTCGGTCGACGACATGCTGGCCCGGATAGCCTCGGTCACCCCGGACGACGTCCGCTCGGTCGCCCGGGACATCCTGGGACGGCGGCCCTCGTTGTCGGTCATCGGCCCGCTGAAGGACAAGCAGGCGTCCCGGCTGCACGACGCCGTCGCCTGA
- the dapB gene encoding 4-hydroxy-tetrahydrodipicolinate reductase — MSKLRVAVLGAKGRIGSEAVRAVEAAEDMELVAALGRGDKLETLAETGAQVAVELTTPASVMGNLDFCVRHGIHAVVGTTGWTDDRLAQLGSWLDQSPETGVLIAPNFSIGAVLTMKFAQIAAPYFESVEVVELHHPNKVDAPSGTATRTAQLIAEARRQAGSAPAPDATANALDGARGADVDGIPVHAVRLRGLLAHQEVLLGAEGETLTVRHDSLHHSSFMPGILLGVRRVVTTPGLTFGLEHFLDLN; from the coding sequence ATGAGCAAGCTGCGCGTGGCGGTCCTCGGTGCCAAGGGCCGCATCGGCTCCGAGGCGGTGCGGGCGGTCGAGGCCGCCGAGGACATGGAACTGGTCGCCGCCCTCGGCCGGGGCGACAAGCTGGAGACCCTCGCCGAGACCGGCGCCCAGGTCGCCGTGGAGCTGACCACTCCCGCCTCGGTCATGGGCAACCTCGACTTCTGCGTGCGCCACGGCATCCACGCGGTGGTCGGCACCACCGGCTGGACCGACGACCGCCTCGCGCAGCTGGGGAGCTGGCTCGACCAGTCCCCGGAGACGGGCGTGCTCATCGCCCCGAACTTCTCCATCGGCGCCGTGCTGACCATGAAGTTCGCCCAGATCGCCGCCCCGTACTTCGAGTCCGTCGAGGTCGTGGAGCTGCACCACCCCAACAAGGTGGACGCCCCCAGCGGCACCGCCACGCGCACCGCCCAGCTGATCGCCGAGGCCCGCCGCCAGGCCGGCAGCGCCCCCGCGCCCGACGCCACGGCCAACGCCCTCGACGGCGCCCGCGGCGCGGACGTCGACGGCATCCCGGTGCACGCCGTCCGGCTGCGTGGTCTCCTCGCCCACCAGGAGGTCCTGCTCGGCGCCGAGGGCGAGACCCTCACCGTCCGCCACGACTCCCTGCACCACAGCAGCTTCATGCCGGGCATCCTGCTCGGCGTCCGCCGCGTGGTGACCACTCCGGGCCTGACCTTCGGCCTGGAACACTTCCTCGACCTGAACTGA
- a CDS encoding tetratricopeptide repeat protein produces the protein MRAKISYALTAAVLVVYFVLVGSRGVLLIKAGTLLTVTFGVAVLILPVIGVWFLWKNTQFVREANRLAAELDAEGGLPVDTLRRLPSGRIDRESADEVFALRKAETEDAPDDWRSWFRLAVAYHDARDTPRARQAMQRAIALRKTAS, from the coding sequence ATGCGCGCGAAGATCTCCTACGCCCTCACGGCCGCCGTCCTGGTCGTCTACTTCGTCCTGGTCGGCAGCCGTGGAGTGTTGCTCATCAAGGCCGGCACGCTCCTCACGGTCACCTTCGGGGTGGCCGTGCTGATCCTGCCGGTCATCGGGGTGTGGTTCCTCTGGAAGAACACCCAGTTCGTCCGGGAGGCCAACCGGCTCGCCGCCGAGCTGGACGCCGAGGGCGGCCTGCCGGTGGACACCCTGAGGCGGCTGCCCAGCGGCCGGATCGACCGGGAGTCGGCCGACGAGGTCTTCGCGCTCCGCAAGGCCGAGACGGAGGACGCCCCCGACGACTGGCGGAGCTGGTTCCGGCTCGCCGTGGCCTACCACGACGCCCGGGACACCCCGCGCGCCCGCCAGGCGATGCAGCGGGCGATCGCCCTGCGCAAGACCGCCTCCTGA
- the thyX gene encoding FAD-dependent thymidylate synthase has translation MTDTPADDLKPSFRSDVTVELVKHTASDADVLFAARVSTVGEQSLDELNKDPERSKGLINYLMRDRHGSPFEHNSMTFFISAPIFVFREFMRHRVGWSYNEESGRYRELQPVFYVPDASRKLVQEGRPGKYRFVEGTAAQQELTGRAMEDSYRQAYEAYQEMLAAGVAREVARSVLPVGLYSSMYATCNARSLMHFLGLRTQHELAKVPSFPQREIEMVGEKMEAEWARLMPLTYAAFNTNGRVAP, from the coding sequence GTGACCGACACCCCTGCCGACGACCTCAAGCCCAGCTTCCGCAGCGACGTGACCGTCGAGCTGGTCAAGCACACCGCGTCCGACGCCGACGTGCTGTTCGCCGCCCGCGTCTCGACGGTCGGCGAGCAGTCCCTGGACGAGCTGAACAAGGACCCGGAGCGGTCCAAGGGCCTGATCAACTACCTGATGCGGGACCGTCACGGCAGCCCCTTCGAGCACAACTCGATGACCTTTTTCATCAGCGCCCCGATCTTCGTCTTCCGCGAGTTCATGCGGCACCGGGTGGGCTGGTCGTACAACGAGGAGTCGGGCCGCTACCGGGAGCTCCAGCCCGTCTTCTACGTCCCGGACGCCTCCCGCAAGCTGGTCCAGGAGGGCCGCCCCGGCAAGTACCGCTTCGTCGAGGGCACCGCGGCCCAGCAGGAGCTGACCGGGCGCGCGATGGAGGACTCCTACCGGCAGGCCTACGAGGCCTACCAGGAGATGCTGGCCGCCGGCGTCGCCCGCGAGGTCGCCCGATCGGTGCTCCCCGTCGGCCTGTACTCGTCCATGTACGCCACCTGCAACGCCCGCTCGCTGATGCACTTCCTCGGCCTGCGCACGCAGCACGAGCTGGCCAAGGTCCCGTCCTTCCCGCAGCGGGAGATCGAGATGGTCGGCGAGAAGATGGAGGCCGAGTGGGCCCGCCTGATGCCGCTGACCTACGCCGCCTTCAACACCAACGGGCGGGTCGCCCCGTAG
- the dapA gene encoding 4-hydroxy-tetrahydrodipicolinate synthase, translating into MAPTSTPQTPFGRVLTAMVTPFTADGALDLDGAQRLATHLVDAGNDGLIINGTTGESPTTSDAEKADLVRAIVEAVGDRAHVVAGVGTNDTHHSMELARAAERAGAHGLLVVTPYYNKPPQEGLYRHFTAVADAAELPVMLYDIPGRSGVPIGTETLVRLAEHPRIVANKDAKGDLGRAGWAIARTGLAWYSGDDMLNLPLLSIGAVGFVSVVGHVVTPELRALVEAYTSGDVQKATEIHQKLLPVYTGMFRTQGVMTTKAALALKGLPAGPLRAPMVECTPEEIEQLKIDLAAGGVQLQ; encoded by the coding sequence ATGGCTCCGACCTCCACTCCGCAGACCCCCTTCGGGCGGGTCCTCACCGCCATGGTCACGCCCTTCACGGCGGACGGCGCACTCGACCTCGACGGCGCTCAGCGGCTCGCCACCCACCTGGTGGACGCAGGCAACGACGGCCTGATCATCAACGGCACCACCGGCGAGTCCCCCACCACCAGCGACGCGGAGAAAGCGGATCTCGTACGGGCGATCGTGGAGGCGGTCGGCGACCGCGCCCACGTCGTGGCCGGTGTCGGCACCAACGACACCCACCACAGCATGGAACTCGCCCGCGCCGCGGAGCGCGCCGGCGCCCACGGCCTGCTGGTTGTCACGCCCTACTACAACAAGCCCCCGCAGGAGGGCCTGTACCGGCACTTCACGGCCGTGGCCGACGCCGCCGAGCTGCCCGTCATGCTCTACGACATCCCCGGCCGCAGCGGCGTCCCGATCGGCACCGAGACGCTCGTCCGCCTCGCCGAGCACCCGCGCATCGTCGCCAACAAGGACGCCAAGGGCGACCTCGGCCGGGCCGGCTGGGCCATCGCCCGCACCGGCCTCGCCTGGTACTCCGGCGACGACATGCTCAACCTGCCCCTGCTGTCCATCGGAGCGGTCGGCTTCGTCTCCGTCGTCGGCCATGTGGTCACCCCCGAGCTGCGCGCCCTGGTCGAGGCGTACACCTCCGGCGACGTGCAGAAGGCCACCGAGATCCACCAGAAGCTGCTCCCCGTCTACACGGGCATGTTCCGCACCCAGGGCGTGATGACCACCAAGGCGGCGCTCGCGCTCAAGGGCCTCCCCGCGGGCCCCCTGCGCGCCCCCATGGTGGAGTGCACGCCCGAAGAGATCGAGCAGCTCAAGATCGATCTTGCCGCCGGCGGGGTACAACTCCAGTAA
- a CDS encoding ribonuclease J, whose product MSHPHPELGPPPPLPEGGLRVTPLGGLGEIGRNMTVFEYGGRLLIVDCGVLFPEEEQPGIDLILPDFSSIRDRLDDIEGIVLTHGHEDHIGGVPFLLREKPDIPLIGSKLTLALIEAKLQEHRIRPYTLQVAEGQRERIGPFDCEFVAVNHSIPDALAVAIRTPAGMAVHTGDFKMDQLPLDNRLTDLHAFARLSEEGIDLLLADSTNAEVPGFVPPERDISGVLRQVFAGAGKRIIVASFASHVHRIQQILDAAHEYGRRVAFVGRSMVRNMGIARDLGYLKVPPGLVVDVKTLDDLPDSEVVLVCTGSQGEPMAALSRMANRDHQIRIVDGDTVILASSLIPGNENAVYRVINGLTRWGANVVHKGNAKVHVSGHASAGELLYFYNICRPKNLMPVHGEWRHLRANAELGALTGVPHDRIVIAEDGVVVDLVEGKAKISGKVQAGYVYVDGLSVGDVGEPALKDRRILGDEGIISVFVVMDSSTGKITGGPHIQARGSGIEDSAFSDVIPRITESLERSAQDGVVEPHQLQQLVRRTLGKWVSDTYRRRPMILPVVVEV is encoded by the coding sequence TTGAGTCATCCGCATCCTGAACTCGGCCCGCCCCCGCCGCTGCCCGAAGGCGGCCTGCGGGTCACCCCGCTCGGCGGCCTCGGCGAGATCGGCCGCAACATGACGGTCTTCGAGTACGGAGGCCGCCTGCTGATCGTCGACTGCGGAGTGCTCTTCCCCGAGGAGGAGCAGCCCGGAATCGACCTGATCCTGCCCGACTTCTCGTCGATCAGGGACCGTCTCGACGACATCGAGGGCATCGTCCTCACCCACGGCCACGAGGACCACATCGGCGGCGTCCCCTTCCTCCTGCGGGAGAAGCCGGACATCCCGCTGATCGGCTCCAAGCTCACCCTCGCCCTGATCGAGGCGAAGCTCCAGGAGCACCGCATCCGCCCGTACACGCTCCAGGTGGCGGAGGGACAGCGCGAGCGCATCGGTCCCTTCGACTGCGAGTTCGTGGCGGTCAACCACTCCATCCCCGACGCGCTCGCCGTGGCGATCCGCACGCCCGCCGGCATGGCCGTGCACACCGGCGACTTCAAGATGGACCAGCTCCCGCTGGACAACCGCCTCACGGACCTGCACGCCTTCGCCAGGCTCAGCGAGGAGGGCATCGACCTCCTGCTCGCCGACTCCACGAACGCCGAGGTCCCCGGCTTCGTCCCGCCCGAGCGCGACATCTCGGGCGTGCTGCGCCAGGTCTTCGCGGGCGCCGGCAAGCGGATCATCGTGGCCAGCTTCGCCAGCCACGTCCACCGCATCCAGCAGATCCTGGACGCCGCCCACGAGTACGGCCGCAGGGTCGCCTTCGTCGGCCGCTCCATGGTGCGCAACATGGGCATCGCCCGTGACCTCGGCTACCTCAAGGTCCCGCCGGGCCTGGTCGTGGACGTCAAGACGCTCGACGACCTCCCCGACAGCGAAGTGGTCCTGGTGTGCACGGGCTCCCAGGGAGAGCCGATGGCCGCGCTGTCCCGCATGGCCAACCGCGACCACCAGATCCGGATCGTCGACGGCGACACCGTGATCCTGGCGTCGTCGCTCATCCCCGGCAACGAGAACGCGGTCTACCGCGTGATCAACGGACTGACCCGGTGGGGCGCCAACGTCGTCCACAAGGGCAACGCCAAGGTGCACGTCTCCGGACACGCCTCGGCCGGCGAGCTGCTGTACTTCTACAACATCTGCCGTCCGAAGAACCTCATGCCGGTCCACGGCGAATGGCGCCACCTGCGCGCCAACGCCGAACTGGGCGCCCTCACCGGCGTCCCGCACGACCGCATCGTCATCGCCGAGGACGGCGTGGTCGTCGACCTGGTCGAGGGCAAGGCGAAGATCTCCGGCAAGGTTCAGGCGGGCTACGTCTATGTCGACGGCCTCTCCGTCGGCGACGTGGGCGAACCGGCGCTCAAGGACCGCAGGATCCTCGGTGACGAGGGCATCATCTCGGTCTTCGTCGTCATGGACTCGTCCACCGGCAAGATCACGGGCGGGCCGCACATCCAGGCTCGCGGCTCCGGCATCGAGGACTCGGCCTTCAGCGACGTGATCCCGAGGATCACCGAGTCGCTGGAGCGCTCGGCTCAGGACGGGGTCGTCGAACCTCACCAGCTGCAGCAACTGGTTCGCCGCACGCTGGGCAAGTGGGTCTCCGACACCTACCGGCGCCGGCCGATGATCCTGCCCGTGGTGGTCGAGGTCTGA